A single Corvus hawaiiensis isolate bCorHaw1 chromosome 26, bCorHaw1.pri.cur, whole genome shotgun sequence DNA region contains:
- the LOC125338441 gene encoding LOW QUALITY PROTEIN: heat shock factor protein 1-like (The sequence of the model RefSeq protein was modified relative to this genomic sequence to represent the inferred CDS: deleted 2 bases in 2 codons): protein MPPLMLNDGGSAHSMPKYSRQYSLEHVHGNSPYAAPSPAFGGSALYSPDSGANSGPIISDVTELPPSSPEASPGGSLDGRWESSSPVIRIKEEPPSPTPSPHVEEPNPGNAANRAETPLSPSTFIDSILRENEPGAAPGNPQSQEKCLSVACLDKNELNEHLDTIDSSLDNLQALLSSHGFSVDSALLDLFSPSMAVPDVTLPDLDSSLASIQDLLSSQEQQKPTEAEASAGDSGKQLVPCTVQPLFLVDSSAVDVGSGDLPIFFELGEGPCFPDGDEYPEEYPEEYPEDPALLPGPEPPTPKDPAVS from the exons ATGCC CCCGCTGATGCTGAACGACGGCGGCTCCGCGCATTCCATGCCCAAGTACAGCCGGCAATATTCCCTGGAACACGTCCACGGCAACTCCCCCTACGCC GCTCCGTCCCCGGCCTTCGGCGGCTCCGCTCTGTATTCCCCGGATTCCGGCGCCAATTCCGGCCCCATCATCTCGGACGTGACCGAGCTGCCCCCGTCCAGCCCCGAGGCCTCTCCCGGCGGGAGCCTGGACGGGAGGTGGGAATC gagcagcccggTGATCCGGATCAAGGAGGAGCCGCCCAGCCCCACGCCCAGCCCGCACGTGGAGGAGCCCAACCCCGGCAACGCCGCCAatc GAGCCGAgacccccctgtccccctccaCCTTCATCGACTCCATCCTGCGGGAAAACGAGCCCGGAGCCGCTCCCGGCAATCCCCAATCCCAGGAAAAGTGCCTGAGCGTCGCCTGCCTCGACAA GAATGAGCTGAACGAGCACCTGGACACGATCGACTCCAGCCTGGACAATCTGCAGGCGCTGCTGAGCTCGCAC GGCTTCAGCGTGGACAGCGCGCTGCTGGAC CTCTTCAGCCCGTCCATGGCGGTG CCGGACGTGACCCTGCCGGACCTGGACAGCAGCTTGGCCAGT ATCCAGGATCTCCTCTcgtcccaggagcagcagaagccGACAGAGGCCGAGGCCAGCGCGGGGGACTCCG ggaagcagctggtgCCCTGCACGGTGCAGCCGCTCTTCCTGGTGGATTCCAGCGCCGTGGACGTCGGATCCGGGGATCTTCCCATCTTTTTCGAGCTGGGGGAGGGGCCGTGCTTCCCGGACGGCGACGAATATCCCGAGGAGTATCCCGAGGAGTATCCCGAGGATCCCGCGCTGCTGCCGGGCCCGGAGCCGCCCACGCCCAAGGACCCGGCCGTGTCCTAA
- the LOC125338442 gene encoding basic proline-rich protein-like encodes MQSRCRSAGCRFPVPFPAPGPGCSPGAAVPVPQCRFPSRSRPAAVPVRSRCSPGPVPLQSRSRPAAVPVRSRSGSAAVPVRSRFGAGSVPLQSRSGSAAVPVRSRFGGRSGSAAVPVRCRSGPAAVPVRSWFGAGPVPPQSRCGPGSGPVRFRRSSGAVPVRSRSGSAAVPVRSRCGPGPVPPQSQCGPGSGPVRSRRSPSAVPVRGRSGSAAVPVRSRFGAGPVPPQSRCGSRSGSAAVPVRSRFGADPVPPVRSRFGAGPVPPQSPCGPGSVPVRSRRSPGAVPVRSRSGTAAVPVRSRFGAGPVPPQSRCGPGSGPVAGTGPGRAGIGWPRATGPSPALAAITAPGGPAAPQRRPRAAMGECRGLPALAMVALLVVATVTADEPSGPLDVALSAEGQTPEPAGPAKLEASGESDLSTSAQHLGKGVTSVAFPGSPLATEPRDPSPGGDSDPESGSVSAHPPAGGATKVPSRMFPPSPASPRRAGSATRTPRRLWRPRGSEAAAPHGFSRGTFPNLPWTPRDPPVTPPRCPCGVTPARGGVPGGGPDPSPHPPPQIKSLQSHPRHGPWGRGGVGEGRGDTGGGGPGLPMDPAWKNLGSSLPVQRDPRDREGSEGIPPPPQKNAGWPQR; translated from the exons ATGCAGTCCCGGTGCCGCAGTGCCGGGTGCCGGTTCCCGGTGCCGTTCCCGGCTCCCGGTCCCGGGTGCAGTCCCGGTGCCGCAGTGCCGGTGCCGCAGTGCCGGTTCCCG TCCCGGTCCCGTCCCGCTGCAGTCCCGGTGCGGTCCCGCTGCAGTCCCGGTCCGGTTCCGCTGCAGTCCCGGTCCCGTCCCGCTGCAGTCCCGGTGCGGTCCCGATCCGGTTCCGCCGCAGTCCCGGTGCGGTCCCGGTTCGGTGCCGGTTCGGTCCCGCTGCAGTCCCGGTCTGGTTCGGCTGCAGTCCCGGTGCGGTCCCGGTTCGGGGGCCGGTCCGGTTCCGCTGCAGTCCCGGTTCGGTGCCGGTCCGGTCCCGCCGCAGTCCCGGTGCGGTCCTGGTTCGGTGCCGGTCCGGTTCCGCCGCAGTCCCGGTGCGGTCCCGGTTCGGGGCCGGTCCGGTTCCGCCGCAGTTCCGGTGCGGTCCCGGTGCGGTCCCGGTCCGGTTCCGCCGCAGTTCCGGTGCGGTCCCGGTGCGGTCCCGGTCCGGTCCCGCCGCAGTCCCAGTGCGGTCCCGGTTCGGGGCCGGTCCGGTCCCGCCGCAGTCCCAGTGCGGTCCCGGTTCGGGGCCGGTCCGGTTCCGCCGCAGTCCCGGTGCGGTCCCGGTTCGGGGCCGGTCCGGTACCGCCGCAGTCCCGGTGCGGGTCCCGGTCCGGTTCCGCCGCAGTCCCGGTGCGGTCCCGGTTCGGTGCCGATCCGGTTCCGCCGGTGCGGTCCCGGTTCGGTGCCGGTCCGGTCCCGCCGCAGTCCCCGTGCGGTCCCGGTTCGGTGCCGGTCCGGTCCCGCCGCAGTCCTGGTGCGGTCCCGGTGCGGTCCCGGTCCGGTACCGCCGCAGTCCCGGTGCGGTCCCGGTTCGGGGCCGGTCCGGTCCCGCCGCAGTCCCGGTGCGGTCCCGGTTCGGGGCCGGTGGCCGGcactgggccgggccgggccgggattGGCTGGCCCCGCGCCACCGGCCCCTCCCCGGCCCTCGCCGCTATAACGGCcccgggcggccccgcggccccgcagcGCCGGCCCCGAGCAGCGATGGGCGAGTGCCGGGG GCTCCCGGCGCTGGCCATGGTCGCCCTCCTGGTCGTGGCCACCGTGACGGCCGATg AGCCCTCGGGCCCCCTGGACGTGGCGCTCTCGGCGGAGGGACAGACCCCAG agcccgccggccccgccaaGCTGGAGGCGTCGGGAGAGA GTGATCTCAGCACCTCGGCGCAGCACCTGGGTAAAG gtgtgACGTCAGTGGCCTTTCCGGGCTCCCCGCTGGCCACGGAGCCCCGGGACCCCTCCCCGGGGGGCGACTCCGACCCCGAGAGCGGCTCCGTCAGCGCCCACCCCCCTGCGGGGGGGGCAACCaag GTCCCATCCCGGatgttccctcccagtccagcGAGTCCGAGGAGG GCGGGGAGCGCGACCCGGACTCCGAGGAGGCTCTGGCGTCCCAGG GGATCTGAGGCGGCCGCTCCCCATGGATTCTCCCGCGGGACCTTCCCGAACCTTCCCTGGACCCCCCGTGACCCCCCCGTGACCCCCCCCCGGTGTCCTTGTGGGGTGACCCCGGCCcgggggggggtccctgggggtggCCCGGAcccctccccacacccccccccccaaataaaGTCCCTGCAGAGCCACCCGCGCCACGGGccgtgggggaggggcggggtgggggaggggcgaggggacactgggggggggggtcccgggctTCCCATGGATCCAGCTTGGAAAAATTTGGGATCGTCCCTCCCTGTCCAGCGGGATCCCAGGGATCGGGAGGGGAGCGAGGggatccccccccccccccaaaaaaatgcTGGGTGGCCTCAGAGATAA